One stretch of Qipengyuania gelatinilytica DNA includes these proteins:
- the grpE gene encoding nucleotide exchange factor GrpE produces MNNENTNEPQDKAVDEEVAREMEGVPEHLRDDGGEDEDTAAEALDEALASLRGDLENAKQEVLYARAETQNVRRRMEKDVQDARNYAATGFARDILSVADNLARALDAIPAEQREDDKLKGFIAGIEATQRELEKVFNQNGITRIAAKGMPLDPNQHQAMMEVPTDEVEPGTIVQEMQAGYMIKDRLLRPAMVGVAKKPD; encoded by the coding sequence GTGAACAACGAAAACACTAACGAACCGCAGGATAAAGCGGTCGACGAAGAAGTAGCGCGCGAGATGGAAGGCGTGCCCGAGCATTTGCGCGACGATGGCGGCGAAGATGAAGATACCGCTGCCGAGGCGCTGGACGAAGCTCTGGCAAGCCTTCGTGGCGACCTCGAGAATGCCAAGCAGGAAGTGCTCTACGCCCGCGCAGAAACGCAGAACGTGCGCCGCCGCATGGAAAAGGACGTGCAGGACGCGCGCAATTACGCCGCGACCGGTTTTGCCCGCGACATCCTGAGCGTTGCCGACAATCTTGCTCGCGCGCTCGACGCGATCCCGGCTGAACAACGCGAAGATGACAAGCTCAAGGGCTTCATCGCCGGTATCGAAGCCACGCAGCGAGAGCTGGAGAAGGTCTTCAACCAGAATGGCATCACGCGGATCGCCGCCAAGGGCATGCCGCTCGATCCCAACCAGCACCAGGCCATGATGGAAGTGCCCACCGACGAGGTCGAGCCGGGTACCATCGTGCAGGAAATGCAGGCCGGTTACATGATCAAGGATCGCCTGCTGCGCCCGGCCATGGTCGGGGTCGCGAAGAAGCCCGATTGA
- the hrcA gene encoding heat-inducible transcriptional repressor HrcA, with translation MNAPPLTDLSDRAREIFRLVVEGYLESGSPVGSKALAGEGGVNLSPASIRSVLAELEQRGLLAAPHTSAGRMPTDSGLRLFVDAMMQVAEPTAEERAAIEQRIAQPGPIERALEQTSALLSDLSGAAGMVMVPRREPRLSQVSLTALDANRVLAVLVGEDGNVENRILALPAEALGTSLEQASNFLTAKAQGRTLAEAAKLIEQEIASGRSALDEASRDLVARGIATWTEDASSRPVLIVRGQANLLDESALSDIERVRSLLDDLENRQSVSSLLESAREAEAMRIFIGSENRLFSLSGSSVIASPYRDRDGKVVGVLGVIGPTRLNYARVVPMVDFTARSLGKRIG, from the coding sequence ATGAACGCACCACCTCTCACCGATTTGTCCGACCGCGCCCGTGAGATCTTCCGTCTCGTGGTCGAAGGCTATCTGGAAAGCGGTTCTCCCGTCGGTTCGAAAGCGCTGGCGGGGGAGGGCGGTGTGAACCTCTCGCCTGCGTCGATCCGTTCTGTCCTGGCCGAGCTGGAGCAGCGCGGGCTCCTTGCAGCGCCGCATACAAGCGCCGGGCGAATGCCGACCGACAGCGGCTTGCGCCTGTTCGTGGATGCCATGATGCAGGTGGCGGAGCCTACGGCCGAGGAACGTGCGGCTATCGAACAACGGATCGCGCAGCCCGGGCCGATCGAACGGGCGCTGGAGCAGACAAGCGCACTGCTGTCGGACCTTTCGGGCGCAGCGGGTATGGTCATGGTGCCACGTCGCGAACCGCGCCTCTCGCAGGTTTCGCTCACCGCGCTCGACGCGAACCGCGTGCTGGCGGTACTCGTCGGAGAGGACGGCAATGTCGAGAACCGCATCCTGGCGCTGCCTGCGGAGGCACTGGGCACATCTCTCGAACAGGCCAGCAATTTCCTCACAGCCAAGGCGCAGGGACGCACGCTGGCCGAGGCCGCCAAGCTTATCGAACAGGAAATCGCCAGCGGACGCAGCGCTCTGGACGAAGCGAGCAGGGACCTCGTCGCGCGGGGCATTGCGACGTGGACCGAAGACGCATCGAGCCGCCCTGTCCTGATCGTGCGCGGGCAGGCCAACCTGCTCGACGAAAGCGCATTGTCCGATATCGAGCGCGTCCGCTCGCTTCTCGACGACCTCGAAAACAGGCAGTCGGTTTCGAGCCTCCTCGAATCCGCCCGCGAGGCGGAAGCCATGCGGATCTTCATCGGAAGCGAGAACCGGTTGTTCTCACTGTCCGGCTCTTCGGTGATTGCTTCGCCCTACCGTGACCGCGACGGAAAAGTGGTCGGTGTATTGGGTGTGATCGGCCCGACTCGGTTGAATTACGCTCGTGTTGTCCCCATGGTTGACTTCACGGCCCGATCATTGGGCAAGCGTATTGGATGA
- a CDS encoding copper chaperone PCu(A)C: protein MKKPFYAAILLAGASLGLASCGGQQEEAAPAEQADVIEGIEVTDARLVLPPVAGNPAAIYFTLKNNGDRNIAFRNAEVEKAGNAEIHDMMEWDFEMVMGEAPPVMVERGSTVAFEPGGKHVMAFDLEEGFGEGDTTTVTLIAAGSRRHSFEATAQAAGDDR, encoded by the coding sequence ATGAAGAAGCCGTTTTACGCCGCGATCCTGCTTGCCGGAGCATCGCTCGGGCTGGCATCCTGCGGCGGACAGCAGGAAGAAGCAGCGCCGGCAGAGCAGGCCGACGTGATCGAAGGGATCGAGGTTACCGACGCGCGCCTCGTGCTTCCGCCAGTCGCGGGCAATCCGGCAGCGATCTACTTCACGCTGAAGAACAATGGCGACCGCAACATCGCATTCCGCAACGCCGAGGTGGAAAAGGCCGGTAACGCCGAAATCCACGACATGATGGAATGGGACTTCGAAATGGTCATGGGCGAAGCGCCGCCGGTGATGGTGGAAAGGGGCAGCACGGTTGCCTTCGAGCCGGGCGGAAAGCACGTGATGGCATTCGATCTCGAAGAAGGCTTCGGTGAAGGCGACACGACGACCGTAACCCTGATCGCCGCGGGAAGCCGCCGCCATTCGTTCGAAGCGACCGCACAGGCCGCCGGGGATGATCGCTGA
- the dnaK gene encoding molecular chaperone DnaK — translation MSKVIGIDLGTTNSCVAVMDGGKPKVIENSEGARTTPSIVAFTKDNERLIGQPAKRQAVTNPDNTLFAIKRLIGRRFDDPMTKKDMDLVPYDIVKGKNGDAWVEAGGEEYSPSQISAFILQKMKETAESYLGEDVKQAVITVPAYFNDAQRQATKDAGQIAGLEVLRIINEPTAAALAYGLDKEDGKTIAVYDLGGGTFDISILEIGDGVFEVKSTNGDTFLGGEDFDSAIVEWLAAQFQKKENMDLKSDKLALQRLKEAAEKAKIELSSAQTTEVNLPFITARMEGGSSTPLHLVETISRADLEKMVGDLIKRTLEPCKKALADAGVSKDEIDEVIMVGGMTRMPKVRETVEAFFGSKPHTGVNPDEVVAMGAAIQAGVLQGDVKDVLLLDVTPLSLGIETLGGIMTKMIDRNTTIPTKKSQTYSTAEDNQQAVTIRVFQGEREMAQDNKLLGQFDLVGIPPAPRGVPQIEVTFDIDANGIVNVSAKDKGTGKEQQIRIQASGGLSDADIDQMVQDAEKFADEDKKRREGAEARNQADSLVHATEKQLEEHGDKIDASLKSEVEEKVAALKTALEGDDAADINAKAQELSQSAMKMGQSIYEQEQANAASDAPEGGDAGSDSSSDEEVVDAEFSEVDEDAKN, via the coding sequence ATGAGCAAAGTAATCGGTATCGACCTCGGCACCACCAACAGCTGCGTCGCCGTGATGGACGGCGGCAAGCCCAAGGTCATCGAAAATTCCGAAGGCGCGCGCACGACGCCCTCGATCGTTGCCTTCACCAAGGATAACGAGCGCCTTATCGGCCAGCCGGCCAAGCGTCAGGCAGTCACCAATCCCGACAACACGCTGTTCGCGATCAAGCGCCTCATTGGCCGCCGTTTCGACGATCCGATGACCAAGAAGGACATGGATCTCGTCCCCTATGACATCGTCAAGGGCAAGAATGGCGACGCATGGGTCGAAGCTGGTGGCGAAGAATACAGCCCGTCGCAGATCTCGGCCTTCATTCTCCAGAAGATGAAGGAAACCGCAGAAAGCTATCTCGGCGAAGACGTGAAGCAGGCGGTCATCACCGTTCCGGCTTACTTCAACGACGCCCAGCGCCAGGCGACCAAGGACGCCGGCCAGATCGCCGGTCTCGAAGTCCTGCGCATCATCAACGAGCCGACTGCGGCTGCGCTCGCCTATGGCCTCGACAAGGAAGACGGCAAGACCATCGCCGTTTACGACCTTGGCGGCGGTACCTTCGATATTTCGATCCTGGAAATCGGCGATGGCGTCTTCGAAGTGAAGTCGACCAATGGCGATACCTTCCTGGGCGGTGAAGACTTCGACAGCGCAATCGTCGAATGGCTCGCTGCGCAGTTCCAGAAGAAGGAAAACATGGACCTTAAGAGCGACAAGCTCGCTCTGCAGCGCCTCAAGGAAGCAGCCGAAAAGGCCAAGATCGAATTGAGCTCGGCGCAGACCACGGAAGTGAACCTGCCCTTCATCACCGCACGCATGGAAGGTGGTTCGTCCACCCCGCTGCATCTTGTCGAAACGATCAGCCGCGCAGACCTCGAAAAGATGGTTGGCGACCTGATCAAGCGCACGCTCGAGCCCTGCAAGAAGGCACTGGCCGACGCAGGCGTTTCGAAGGACGAGATCGACGAAGTGATCATGGTCGGCGGTATGACCCGCATGCCCAAGGTCCGCGAAACCGTGGAAGCTTTCTTCGGTTCGAAGCCGCACACCGGCGTTAACCCCGATGAAGTCGTGGCCATGGGTGCTGCCATCCAGGCCGGCGTCCTTCAGGGCGACGTCAAGGACGTGCTGCTGCTCGACGTGACCCCGCTTTCGCTGGGTATCGAAACGCTCGGCGGCATCATGACCAAGATGATCGATCGTAACACCACGATCCCGACCAAGAAGAGCCAGACCTACTCGACTGCCGAGGACAACCAGCAGGCGGTGACGATCCGCGTGTTCCAGGGCGAGCGCGAGATGGCTCAGGACAACAAGCTGCTCGGCCAGTTCGACCTGGTCGGTATCCCGCCAGCGCCGCGCGGCGTGCCGCAGATCGAAGTCACTTTCGACATCGACGCCAACGGCATCGTCAACGTGTCGGCAAAGGACAAGGGCACCGGTAAGGAGCAGCAGATCCGCATCCAGGCATCGGGTGGTTTGTCGGACGCCGACATCGACCAGATGGTGCAGGACGCGGAGAAGTTTGCCGACGAGGACAAGAAGCGCCGCGAAGGTGCCGAGGCCCGCAACCAGGCCGACAGCCTCGTCCACGCGACCGAAAAGCAGCTTGAAGAGCATGGCGACAAGATCGACGCTTCGTTGAAGAGCGAAGTCGAAGAGAAGGTCGCAGCGCTCAAGACCGCGCTGGAAGGCGATGATGCAGCAGACATCAACGCCAAGGCCCAGGAATTGTCGCAGAGCGCGATGAAGATGGGCCAGTCGATTTACGAGCAGGAGCAGGCGAATGCCGCTTCGGATGCTCCGGAAGGCGGCGACGCCGGTTCGGACAGCTCGTCGGATGAAGAGGTGGTCGACGCCGAATTCTCCGAAGTCGACGAAGACGCGAAGAACTGA
- a CDS encoding DUF885 domain-containing protein, protein MRTAFFGAAVLAASAFSMPLAAQETADERLAELADEYQDYRLASFGYVESESGASRQGDALWSVTPEAWRTRAAQYRQFLARLDALEGEGFSSDAKTDALVLRTLLETEIGDAQFSEWEMPFNSDSNFWSYLAPGGGFGSVEDYEAYIGRLNDLPRYFAEHTANARAGLERGFSVPRVSLEGRDVSIAAYVVEDPEDSPFWRPFAAMPSSFFEQDRERLLAAGRAAIRESVTPAYADWLNFFRDEYLANTRTSLGASEFPDGEAYYAQQIREYTTLDLSAEEIHQIGLSEVARITAAMEVAKADAGFEGTLQEFITFLRTDPQFVADTPDELMGVAAYTAKRVDDKLGEYFGFLPRYRHGLRPVDPAIAPFYTAGRGGLEFCQINTHDLPSRPVYNIPALTMHECAPGHSFQAAIALEREDAPRFRRQTYFSGFGEGWGLYTEYLGNEMGIYRTPYERFGQLSYEMWRAARLVIDTGIHHYGWSREQAIDYLSSHTALSDREVETEIDRYISWPGQALAYKLGEMRMRAVREKAEEALGEDFDIRKFHDVVLSLGSVPLPALEARIDRFIAEGGEGLPGVTYD, encoded by the coding sequence ATGAGGACTGCCTTTTTCGGAGCGGCGGTCCTTGCCGCCTCTGCCTTTTCCATGCCGCTGGCCGCGCAGGAGACTGCAGACGAGCGGCTCGCCGAGCTGGCGGATGAGTACCAAGATTACCGCTTAGCCAGTTTCGGTTACGTGGAGAGCGAGAGCGGGGCCTCGCGGCAGGGCGATGCGCTGTGGTCGGTCACCCCGGAAGCCTGGCGCACCCGCGCTGCGCAATACCGGCAGTTCCTCGCGCGCCTCGACGCGCTCGAAGGCGAAGGCTTCAGCAGCGATGCGAAGACCGATGCTCTGGTCCTGCGGACGCTGCTCGAAACCGAGATCGGCGACGCGCAGTTCTCCGAGTGGGAAATGCCGTTCAACAGCGACAGCAATTTCTGGTCTTATCTCGCGCCCGGCGGGGGCTTCGGTTCGGTCGAGGACTATGAAGCCTATATCGGCCGGCTGAACGATCTGCCCCGATATTTCGCCGAGCACACTGCCAATGCGCGCGCCGGTCTGGAACGCGGGTTCTCGGTACCGCGTGTATCGCTCGAAGGACGTGACGTTTCGATTGCGGCCTATGTGGTCGAGGATCCTGAAGACAGTCCCTTCTGGCGGCCGTTTGCCGCTATGCCCTCGAGCTTTTTCGAGCAGGATCGCGAGCGTCTGCTGGCAGCGGGCCGGGCGGCTATCCGCGAAAGCGTGACACCTGCCTACGCCGACTGGCTGAACTTCTTCCGTGACGAATATCTCGCAAACACTCGCACCAGCCTCGGCGCGAGCGAGTTTCCCGATGGCGAGGCCTATTACGCGCAGCAGATCCGCGAATACACGACCCTCGACCTGAGCGCCGAGGAAATCCATCAGATCGGGCTGTCGGAAGTCGCGCGCATCACCGCGGCAATGGAAGTTGCCAAGGCCGATGCTGGTTTTGAGGGCACTCTTCAGGAGTTCATCACCTTCTTACGCACCGATCCGCAATTCGTTGCAGATACGCCGGATGAACTGATGGGCGTCGCCGCCTACACGGCCAAGCGCGTCGACGACAAGCTGGGCGAATATTTCGGCTTCCTCCCCCGGTATCGGCACGGCCTGCGACCGGTCGATCCGGCGATTGCTCCGTTCTACACGGCGGGCAGGGGCGGTCTGGAATTCTGCCAGATCAACACGCACGACCTGCCTTCGCGTCCGGTCTACAACATCCCCGCGCTCACCATGCACGAATGCGCGCCGGGCCATTCCTTCCAGGCAGCGATTGCACTCGAACGCGAGGATGCGCCGCGCTTCCGTCGGCAAACCTATTTCTCGGGCTTCGGCGAGGGCTGGGGTCTCTACACAGAGTATCTCGGCAACGAGATGGGCATCTATCGCACGCCTTATGAACGCTTCGGCCAGCTGTCCTACGAGATGTGGCGCGCTGCTCGGCTCGTGATCGATACCGGTATCCACCATTATGGCTGGAGCCGCGAGCAGGCGATCGATTATCTCTCCAGCCATACGGCTCTGTCGGACCGCGAAGTGGAAACGGAGATCGACCGCTATATCAGCTGGCCCGGTCAGGCGCTTGCCTACAAGCTCGGCGAAATGCGGATGCGGGCAGTGCGGGAGAAGGCGGAAGAAGCGCTGGGCGAAGACTTCGACATCCGCAAGTTCCACGATGTCGTCCTGTCGCTAGGTTCCGTGCCACTTCCTGCGCTCGAAGCGCGCATCGACCGGTTCATTGCCGAAGGCGGCGAGGGACTCCCGGGTGTGACATACGACTAG
- a CDS encoding vgr related protein — MGGQRPLTPGEIALARTVFGDAIDYSLVTIRRRKWFPFQPTRVTMAPRGHLHFHPKSTNYCEDFSKESVIRQGLLIHELVHVWQTQTRGSLYLVTHRMPWARYDYSLKPGWPLERYGIEQQAEIVKHAFWLRNGVKLAGAADVKAYDLLVRFAGATPA; from the coding sequence GTGGGCGGGCAAAGGCCCCTGACCCCGGGTGAAATTGCTCTAGCCCGGACCGTTTTCGGGGACGCTATCGATTACAGCCTGGTCACGATCAGGCGCCGCAAGTGGTTTCCGTTCCAACCGACCCGGGTAACGATGGCCCCGCGCGGTCACCTGCATTTTCACCCGAAGTCGACCAACTACTGCGAAGATTTCTCGAAAGAGAGCGTCATCCGCCAGGGCCTGCTGATCCACGAGCTCGTCCACGTCTGGCAGACCCAGACGCGGGGCAGCTTGTATCTCGTGACGCACCGCATGCCATGGGCGCGGTATGACTACAGCCTCAAGCCCGGCTGGCCGCTCGAACGCTATGGGATCGAGCAACAGGCGGAGATCGTGAAGCACGCCTTCTGGCTGCGGAACGGCGTCAAGCTGGCTGGCGCCGCAGATGTCAAAGCATATGATCTGCTCGTCAGGTTTGCGGGGGCAACGCCTGCCTAG
- the dnaJ gene encoding molecular chaperone DnaJ, with amino-acid sequence MSATEVDFYELLGVSRDADGTTIKSAYRKLAMKHHPDKNPGCTESEARFKAISVAYDCLKDPQKRAAYDQYGHAAFQNGAGGSHGNADFGDIGDIFETIFGSAFGGGGRARPRRGADLRYDLEIGLEEAFHGKATDIEIEVSKACDTCHGSGATPGTHARTCNLCGGQGNVRAKQGFFVVERPCPNCHGAGEIITSPCRDCRGEGRVDVPQKLEVDIPPGVDTGTRIRLSGKGEAGPRGAPAGDLYIFVHVKPHEIFQREGTTLATRVPISFTKAALGGSIEIPGIDGEELTLEIPAGIQSGKQLRQRGAGMPVLQGRGRGDMVVEISVETPTKLSKEQRALLEQFRETETGDECPESRGFFDKIKGALGG; translated from the coding sequence ATGTCAGCTACCGAAGTCGATTTTTACGAACTGCTTGGCGTGAGCCGCGATGCCGATGGGACGACGATCAAGAGTGCCTATCGCAAGCTCGCGATGAAGCATCATCCGGACAAGAACCCGGGCTGCACCGAGAGCGAGGCCAGGTTCAAGGCGATCAGTGTCGCCTATGACTGTCTGAAGGACCCGCAGAAGCGGGCGGCCTACGACCAGTATGGCCATGCGGCATTCCAGAATGGCGCTGGCGGGTCGCACGGCAATGCGGATTTCGGCGATATCGGAGATATCTTCGAGACCATTTTCGGTTCGGCCTTTGGCGGCGGCGGGCGCGCGCGTCCACGTCGCGGGGCCGACCTTCGCTATGACTTGGAAATCGGGCTGGAAGAGGCCTTCCACGGCAAGGCGACTGATATCGAGATCGAGGTCAGCAAGGCCTGCGATACCTGCCATGGTTCGGGCGCCACGCCCGGCACGCATGCGCGCACCTGCAACCTGTGTGGCGGACAGGGCAATGTCCGCGCGAAGCAGGGTTTCTTTGTGGTCGAACGGCCATGCCCGAACTGTCACGGGGCCGGCGAGATCATCACCAGCCCGTGCCGCGACTGCCGCGGGGAAGGGCGTGTCGATGTCCCGCAGAAGCTCGAAGTCGATATCCCGCCCGGTGTCGACACCGGCACGCGAATTCGCTTGTCGGGCAAGGGCGAGGCGGGACCGCGCGGCGCGCCTGCGGGCGATCTCTACATCTTCGTCCATGTTAAGCCGCACGAGATCTTCCAGCGCGAGGGCACGACGCTCGCCACGCGCGTCCCGATCAGCTTTACCAAGGCAGCGCTTGGCGGATCGATCGAGATCCCGGGCATCGATGGCGAGGAACTGACGCTCGAAATTCCGGCCGGCATCCAGTCGGGCAAGCAGCTGCGCCAACGCGGAGCGGGCATGCCCGTGCTCCAAGGCCGCGGCCGCGGGGACATGGTGGTCGAGATTTCGGTCGAGACGCCGACCAAGCTCAGCAAGGAACAGCGTGCGCTGCTCGAGCAGTTCCGCGAGACCGAAACCGGTGACGAGTGCCCCGAAAGCCGAGGTTTTTTCGACAAGATCAAGGGTGCGCTGGGGGGCTGA